A genomic window from Cupriavidus basilensis includes:
- a CDS encoding GNAT family N-acetyltransferase, with amino-acid sequence MTRDLRIRAAQPADWPAIAEVLEACGLASDDLDPSLALFHIAVLDGGIVGCAGAEGYGDTVVVRSVAVLPPYRDRGIASHMVSAMLMRARANGCTRAVLLSASCPSYFARYGFSLISADRLPPEVRASREFRQQEGALPLCMCCELK; translated from the coding sequence ATGACAAGAGATCTGCGTATCCGCGCCGCACAACCGGCCGATTGGCCGGCAATCGCGGAAGTCCTTGAAGCATGTGGCCTCGCCAGCGACGATCTCGATCCCTCGCTGGCGTTGTTCCATATTGCGGTGCTCGACGGCGGCATCGTCGGTTGCGCCGGCGCCGAAGGCTATGGCGACACCGTGGTCGTGCGCTCGGTCGCGGTATTGCCGCCTTATCGCGATCGCGGCATCGCCTCCCATATGGTTTCCGCCATGCTCATGCGCGCCCGCGCCAACGGCTGCACGCGCGCCGTGTTGCTGAGCGCCAGTTGCCCCAGCTACTTTGCCCGCTACGGCTTCTCGCTGATCTCGGCGGATCGCCTGCCGCCGGAGGTACGCGCGTCGCGCGAGTTCCGGCAGCAAGAAGGCGCGCTGCCGCTGTGCATGTGTTGCGAACTGAAATGA